The Streptomyces sp. NBC_01353 genome contains a region encoding:
- a CDS encoding glycosyltransferase family 4 protein: MLVAFACDPTRGSEPAIGWGWAEALASRGHTVEVLTHPVDDNLRAIQRRVGELGAVGERIRPHVIPLPPTPAWTRLLPPPLRDMAAEVRRYDAWQHRALAHARGHGLDAADVVHHVSYGSLQGGSALRRLGPPLVFGPVGGGQIAPHSHRRYLGVAYWQEALRTLVWARCLSRRPACRRTVREAAVVLATNRDTLRLARRLSRTDARLMLADGIQESLIRESIEDRRERPDRPPTVLWVGRLHPRKTPDLALRALVHVRSDIPEARLVVIGDGPLRSALERLALRLGVSGAVDFRGRLPREEVFAACDDADAFLMTSLRDSSSTQTLEAWARGLPVVHLGHHGISDFSAPGGAVSVPLGDPGDLPQRLAWALSGVLGGQQARQGMAWAAVEWARRHTYAAKAEIAEQLYRTALGSTGGRPRTATRPDRPDAPSAPVAAAVSAQPRPAE; the protein is encoded by the coding sequence GTGCTGGTCGCTTTCGCCTGCGACCCGACCCGCGGCAGTGAACCCGCCATCGGGTGGGGCTGGGCCGAAGCGCTGGCGAGTCGCGGCCACACCGTTGAGGTCCTCACGCACCCCGTGGACGACAACCTGCGGGCCATCCAGCGCCGAGTGGGGGAGCTCGGGGCGGTGGGCGAGCGCATCCGACCGCACGTCATTCCCCTGCCGCCGACGCCCGCGTGGACCAGACTGCTGCCCCCTCCGCTGAGAGACATGGCCGCGGAGGTCCGGCGCTACGACGCCTGGCAGCATCGGGCCCTGGCCCACGCCCGCGGCCACGGTCTCGACGCGGCCGACGTGGTGCATCACGTGTCCTACGGATCCTTGCAGGGGGGCTCCGCATTGCGCCGCTTGGGACCGCCCCTGGTGTTCGGCCCCGTCGGTGGCGGCCAGATCGCCCCGCACAGCCACCGGCGCTACCTGGGCGTGGCGTACTGGCAGGAGGCGCTGAGGACCCTGGTGTGGGCGCGCTGCCTCAGTCGCCGGCCGGCGTGCCGCCGGACGGTCCGCGAGGCGGCGGTGGTGCTGGCCACCAATCGCGACACGCTACGGCTGGCTCGTCGTCTGAGCCGTACCGACGCCCGGCTGATGCTGGCCGACGGCATCCAGGAGTCGCTGATCCGGGAATCGATCGAGGACCGACGGGAGCGGCCCGACCGGCCGCCCACCGTTCTCTGGGTCGGCAGACTGCACCCGCGCAAGACCCCCGATCTCGCGCTGCGGGCGCTTGTGCATGTGCGGTCGGACATCCCCGAGGCACGTCTCGTCGTCATCGGCGACGGCCCTCTGCGGTCGGCACTGGAACGGCTCGCGCTCCGTCTGGGCGTGAGCGGAGCCGTCGACTTCCGTGGGCGGCTGCCCCGGGAAGAGGTCTTCGCGGCCTGCGACGACGCCGACGCGTTCTTGATGACCAGCCTGCGGGACTCCTCCAGCACCCAGACGCTGGAAGCGTGGGCAAGGGGCCTGCCCGTGGTCCACCTTGGCCACCACGGCATCAGCGACTTCTCAGCGCCCGGTGGAGCGGTCTCTGTGCCCCTGGGTGACCCCGGCGACCTGCCTCAACGCCTCGCGTGGGCGCTCAGCGGTGTGCTGGGCGGCCAGCAGGCCCGCCAAGGCATGGCATGGGCCGCCGTGGAGTGGGCACGCAGGCACACCTACGCGGCGAAGGCGGAGATCGCCGAACAGCTCTACCGCACCGCCCTCGGCTCAACCGGGGGCCGGCCGCGAACGGCGACGCGGCCGGACCGCCCGGATGCTCCCTCTGCTCCTGTGGCAGCAGCCGTATCGGCTCAGCCCCGGCCCGCGGAGTAG